One Cytophagales bacterium DNA window includes the following coding sequences:
- a CDS encoding Rne/Rng family ribonuclease encodes MSNELIIGSTQNGCRIALLKDKKLIEFHEEDGGNQFNVGDIYLGSVKKVVQGLNAAFIDIGFEKDAFLHYLDLGPQVQSLNKFTKLVLNKKNATHKLTGFSHEPDINKFGKISQVLTRNQKILVQVVKEPISTKGPRLSCELSIAGRYIVLVPFSNAVSVSKKITDSAERKRLARLINSIKPENFGVIIRTVAQGKDVKELDTDLSNLINIWKEGIKNLKRAKVRDKVIGEVSRANSILRDVLNESFDNIIVDDKDLFQEIKGYVQTIAPDKEKILKQYNSKVKIFESYGVERQLKTSFGKSVSIANGGYLIIEHTEALHVIDVNSGNKSNREDDQEATALTVNLEAAKEIARQLRLRDMGGIIVIDFIDMRKVENKKKVFQRVKQEMEGDRSKHTILPLSKFGLMQITRQRVRPELNIATKEVCPTCNGSGNITATIAIADQIEETIKYFLTKQNEKKLTVSLHPYVYAYFTRGVYSIRVKWFLKYFKWVNMVEDSSLAITEYNFVNSNGELIQV; translated from the coding sequence GTGAGTAACGAACTAATCATTGGTTCAACTCAAAACGGATGTCGAATTGCTCTTCTTAAGGATAAAAAGTTAATTGAGTTCCACGAAGAAGATGGTGGAAATCAATTCAACGTTGGCGATATATACCTGGGTAGTGTAAAAAAAGTAGTTCAGGGCCTCAATGCTGCGTTCATTGACATAGGCTTTGAAAAAGATGCTTTTTTACACTACTTAGATCTTGGACCCCAGGTCCAGTCCCTCAATAAGTTTACGAAACTCGTTCTTAACAAAAAGAACGCTACCCATAAACTAACCGGATTTTCACACGAGCCAGACATTAACAAGTTTGGTAAGATCAGCCAGGTATTGACCCGTAACCAGAAAATTCTGGTACAGGTCGTAAAAGAACCTATTTCTACAAAAGGGCCTCGACTCTCATGTGAGTTGTCCATTGCGGGAAGGTACATTGTATTGGTACCCTTCTCAAACGCGGTAAGCGTTTCAAAAAAAATAACCGATTCAGCTGAGCGAAAACGTCTTGCTCGTCTGATCAACTCCATCAAGCCGGAGAACTTTGGTGTGATCATCAGAACGGTCGCACAGGGTAAGGATGTGAAGGAGTTGGATACGGATCTCTCCAATCTGATTAACATCTGGAAGGAAGGCATCAAAAACCTGAAAAGGGCCAAAGTGCGCGACAAGGTGATCGGCGAAGTAAGCCGTGCCAACTCGATCCTTCGTGATGTACTGAATGAATCTTTCGACAATATCATTGTTGATGACAAAGATCTTTTTCAGGAGATCAAAGGCTATGTGCAAACCATCGCCCCAGATAAAGAAAAGATCCTGAAGCAATACAATTCCAAGGTAAAGATTTTTGAATCTTATGGAGTTGAACGTCAGTTGAAGACTTCTTTTGGTAAGTCTGTAAGTATTGCTAATGGAGGATACCTCATCATTGAGCACACGGAAGCACTCCATGTGATTGATGTTAACAGTGGTAATAAGTCCAATCGAGAAGACGATCAAGAGGCAACTGCATTGACCGTCAACCTGGAGGCAGCCAAGGAAATTGCCCGTCAATTGAGATTGCGGGACATGGGTGGCATCATCGTTATCGACTTTATTGACATGCGTAAAGTGGAAAACAAGAAAAAAGTTTTCCAACGCGTGAAGCAGGAAATGGAAGGTGACCGATCAAAGCACACCATACTCCCGCTATCGAAGTTTGGCTTGATGCAGATCACACGTCAACGTGTACGTCCAGAGCTAAATATTGCGACCAAGGAAGTTTGTCCTACTTGTAACGGATCTGGGAATATTACAGCGACCATTGCCATCGCAGATCAGATCGAAGAAACCATCAAGTATTTCCTCACTAAACAAAACGAGAAGAAGCTAACTGTGTCACTACACCCTTATGTGTATGCGTATTTCACAAGAGGCGTCTACTCGATACGTGTGAAGTGGTTCCTGAAGTACTTTAAATGGGTCAACATGGTGGAGGATTCTTCCCTGGCCATCACAGAATATAATTTCGTCAACTCGAATGGCGAGTTGATTCAGGTTTAA
- a CDS encoding tetratricopeptide repeat protein encodes MKKPQILISVFGIILVLGLYQLPRVVVENDAETAVETHDFEITSTDAQAISSLKELIASSEKEKSSNFADSLAKYFLKYGLLDSARQVSEAMLERDSSLITKEKAVEILYRIFERAGSGDEASIQAVRLRPLIESLLEAKPNDLSLKNKLAMTLVTTENPMSGIQVLREIVADDPNNREALINLGLLSIQSGQFQRAVDRFENLVSMDSSDFEAKLYLGVSYLETGRVAEANQMFTEVSNAESADPAVRQASREYLSRN; translated from the coding sequence ATGAAAAAACCTCAAATCCTTATATCCGTATTTGGTATTATTCTGGTCTTGGGGCTTTATCAGCTGCCTCGCGTGGTTGTTGAAAATGACGCTGAGACGGCAGTAGAAACCCACGATTTCGAGATCACATCGACGGATGCACAAGCCATATCCTCCTTAAAGGAGTTGATTGCTTCGTCCGAGAAAGAAAAATCCAGTAACTTTGCGGACTCTTTAGCAAAATACTTCCTGAAATACGGCCTGCTCGATAGTGCACGCCAGGTTTCGGAGGCGATGCTGGAGCGAGATAGTTCTTTGATTACCAAGGAGAAAGCTGTAGAAATACTTTACAGAATTTTTGAGCGAGCAGGTTCAGGAGACGAAGCTTCGATACAGGCAGTACGATTGAGACCTTTAATCGAATCCCTGTTAGAAGCCAAACCCAATGACCTGTCTTTAAAAAATAAATTGGCGATGACTTTAGTCACCACGGAAAATCCCATGTCGGGTATTCAGGTATTAAGGGAAATCGTAGCAGATGATCCAAATAATAGAGAGGCGCTAATCAACCTCGGTCTTTTGTCGATCCAATCCGGCCAATTTCAGCGGGCCGTGGATCGGTTTGAGAATTTGGTTTCTATGGATAGCTCAGATTTTGAAGCGAAACTGTATTTAGGTGTTTCATATCTCGAAACAGGCCGTGTGGCAGAAGCCAATCAAATGTTCACGGAAGTTTCTAATGCAGAATCAGCTGACCCGGCGGTAAGACAAGCATCAAGGGAGTATCTATCAAGAAATTAG
- a CDS encoding HU family DNA-binding protein — MTKADVITEIAEKTGIDKADVQVTVEAFFTVVKNSMADGENIYVRGFGSFINKKRAKKIARNISKNTAMEIAEHFVPSFKPSKIFTEKIKNSSKLRK, encoded by the coding sequence GTGACGAAAGCGGACGTAATAACGGAAATAGCGGAGAAGACTGGAATCGATAAAGCAGATGTCCAGGTAACGGTAGAAGCCTTCTTTACAGTCGTGAAGAATTCCATGGCAGATGGAGAGAACATCTATGTGCGTGGTTTTGGAAGCTTTATCAATAAAAAACGGGCGAAAAAGATCGCACGGAATATCTCTAAGAATACGGCAATGGAAATAGCGGAACATTTTGTCCCGAGTTTTAAGCCTTCCAAGATCTTTACTGAGAAGATCAAGAATAGCTCGAAGCTTCGGAAATAA
- the mutY gene encoding A/G-specific adenine glycosylase produces MSTSPDFHGLSQNLINWYSTEKRDLPWRQSKDPYRIWLSEIILQQTRVAQGLPYYEQFVHEYPTVHDLAVAEESRVLRTWQGLGYYSRARNLHKTAKIVSKEFSGNFPNHYEGLIKLPGVGPYTAAAIASFAFNEAVPVLDGNVYRLIARLFGLSHDIANQSNRKYFMEVLEQLVPKDRPGDFNQAMMEMGALMCMPRNPTCDLCPVRETCYAYEHKQQDQLPVKLKKVKVTQKQFHYVVFEHEGTFGLKERVGSGIWQGLFDFLLFEGNDFQPDPIWGEMEPSPVFKHVLTHQKIEAKFYLVQFEAVDLFHAALNKYGLAPYTYTQMLNLPKPKLLVNYIDQQNF; encoded by the coding sequence GTGTCAACATCACCTGATTTCCACGGATTAAGTCAAAATCTAATTAACTGGTATTCAACAGAAAAGCGCGATCTGCCCTGGCGACAGAGCAAAGACCCCTATCGGATCTGGCTTTCTGAAATCATCCTGCAGCAAACGCGTGTTGCTCAGGGATTGCCTTATTATGAGCAATTCGTACACGAGTATCCTACGGTACATGATTTAGCAGTTGCGGAGGAGAGCAGAGTACTTCGTACGTGGCAGGGACTTGGATATTACAGCAGGGCCAGAAACCTCCACAAGACGGCCAAGATCGTCTCAAAAGAGTTTTCAGGAAATTTTCCAAACCATTATGAAGGGCTGATTAAGCTACCCGGAGTAGGACCCTATACCGCTGCCGCAATCGCTTCATTTGCTTTCAATGAGGCCGTACCTGTCCTCGATGGCAATGTTTACCGTTTGATTGCCCGTTTATTTGGCTTATCGCATGACATAGCCAATCAATCCAATAGAAAGTACTTTATGGAAGTGCTGGAGCAGCTGGTCCCGAAAGATCGGCCAGGCGATTTTAATCAGGCCATGATGGAAATGGGTGCTTTGATGTGCATGCCGCGAAATCCCACATGTGACCTCTGTCCGGTGCGAGAAACGTGCTACGCTTATGAACACAAGCAACAAGATCAATTACCTGTCAAGCTCAAAAAAGTAAAAGTCACCCAGAAGCAATTTCACTATGTTGTTTTTGAGCATGAGGGAACCTTTGGCCTGAAAGAGCGTGTAGGAAGTGGTATATGGCAGGGTTTATTTGATTTCTTACTATTTGAAGGAAATGATTTTCAGCCCGATCCCATTTGGGGTGAAATGGAGCCTTCTCCGGTTTTCAAGCACGTTTTGACCCATCAGAAGATAGAAGCGAAGTTCTATTTGGTCCAATTTGAAGCGGTAGACTTATTTCATGCCGCATTAAATAAATATGGTTTGGCACCTTACACATACACTCAAATGTTAAATTTGCCGAAACCAAAACTGCTGGTAAACTATATTGACCAGCAAAATTTTTAG
- the ssb gene encoding single-stranded DNA-binding protein, producing MAGVNKVILIGNLGRDPEVRHLESGASVASFSIATTESYKDRNTGERRDVTEWHNIVLWRGLADIAEKYLKKGSTVYIEGKLRTRSWEKDGVTRYTTEVIGDQMTMLGGNPGGGGGSNRPPMPTEESYGATPAPAAAQSQSSGGSTSPAIESDVSDDLPF from the coding sequence ATGGCGGGAGTAAACAAAGTAATTCTCATCGGAAATCTGGGCCGTGACCCGGAAGTAAGACACCTCGAATCCGGAGCCTCAGTGGCCAGTTTTTCTATTGCAACCACTGAATCCTATAAGGATCGTAATACAGGTGAGAGAAGAGATGTGACCGAATGGCACAACATCGTACTTTGGAGAGGTCTGGCCGATATTGCTGAGAAATACCTCAAAAAAGGCTCTACTGTCTACATTGAAGGAAAGCTCCGTACCCGATCCTGGGAAAAAGACGGAGTTACCCGATATACTACTGAGGTGATCGGTGATCAAATGACCATGCTTGGTGGCAATCCGGGCGGTGGTGGAGGCTCTAACCGACCTCCAATGCCAACTGAAGAAAGTTATGGCGCTACTCCGGCACCAGCAGCTGCACAAAGCCAGTCATCTGGCGGGAGCACAAGCCCTGCCATAGAGAGCGATGTGTCAGATGACCTGCCGTTCTAA
- the gldE gene encoding gliding motility-associated protein GldE, which yields METSPDDPFPQLLIAIFAAFSTSSFWISGLALLCLLAISGLVSGSEVAFFSLSTDELDQLKDSDEKRDQRAYNLMKDPRRLLATILIVNNLVNILIVTISTVAALEFVGYENEGGTVFIVLTAVITIVIIFFGEIIPKVYATNRGLEFAQLVTPMLFVSSKIFKPVAWFLMSISDLIERKIEKKGYNLSVDEMNQALEITDEKEISQEEKGILKGIVNFGTLSVKQVMKSRVDIMALDIETDFHDLMDQINKTGYSRIPIYNESVDKIEGILYIKDLLPHLDKEEDFKWQTLMRPGYFVPESKKIDDLFRDFQEKQVHMAIVVDEYGGTEGLITLEDIIEEIVGEINDEFDEESDITYNKLDQNTYVFEGKTSLNDVCKVISVDSDMFDEVKGESESLGGLILELNRKLPNAGEKIVYNHFHFTVVAVDQKRIKRVRVFIERQGL from the coding sequence TTGGAAACCTCACCGGATGACCCTTTTCCCCAGCTGTTAATTGCAATTTTCGCGGCCTTTTCAACCTCATCTTTTTGGATAAGTGGGCTGGCTTTATTGTGTTTGTTAGCGATCTCAGGTCTGGTTTCAGGGTCTGAAGTTGCCTTTTTTTCCTTGTCAACAGATGAGTTGGATCAACTCAAAGACTCGGACGAAAAGCGAGATCAGCGCGCATATAACTTAATGAAGGATCCGCGCCGTTTATTGGCCACTATATTAATTGTCAATAATCTGGTGAATATTCTCATAGTGACCATCTCTACCGTAGCTGCGCTGGAGTTTGTAGGTTATGAGAATGAAGGCGGGACTGTTTTTATTGTTTTAACGGCTGTCATTACGATCGTGATCATCTTCTTTGGAGAGATCATCCCTAAAGTGTACGCTACGAATCGCGGCCTTGAATTTGCCCAGTTGGTAACACCTATGCTGTTCGTCAGTAGTAAAATTTTCAAGCCAGTAGCCTGGTTTTTGATGAGCATCAGTGACCTGATCGAAAGGAAGATCGAGAAAAAGGGTTACAACTTGTCGGTAGATGAGATGAATCAGGCACTGGAAATCACAGATGAAAAAGAAATCTCTCAAGAAGAAAAAGGCATTCTGAAAGGCATTGTCAATTTTGGCACGTTATCGGTGAAACAAGTCATGAAATCCCGGGTGGACATCATGGCCCTGGACATTGAAACGGATTTTCACGATTTGATGGACCAAATCAACAAAACAGGTTACTCCCGAATTCCGATCTACAATGAAAGTGTAGACAAGATTGAAGGCATCCTGTACATCAAAGACCTGCTGCCACACCTGGATAAGGAAGAGGATTTCAAATGGCAGACTTTGATGCGACCGGGTTATTTTGTGCCGGAAAGCAAGAAAATCGATGACCTGTTTCGGGATTTTCAGGAGAAACAAGTGCACATGGCCATTGTAGTCGATGAATACGGAGGCACGGAAGGACTGATTACTTTGGAAGATATCATTGAAGAAATAGTGGGCGAGATCAATGATGAGTTCGATGAGGAAAGTGACATCACTTATAATAAGCTGGATCAAAACACGTATGTGTTCGAAGGGAAAACGTCACTTAATGATGTGTGTAAGGTGATCTCTGTAGACTCAGATATGTTCGATGAAGTGAAAGGAGAAAGCGAGTCACTCGGAGGGCTGATCCTGGAACTCAACCGGAAATTACCCAACGCTGGTGAGAAGATTGTCTACAATCATTTTCACTTTACCGTGGTGGCCGTAGACCAAAAACGGATCAAACGCGTTCGGGTATTTATAGAAAGACAAGGTTTATGA
- the gldD gene encoding gliding motility lipoprotein GldD, which produces MRHFLAFSFSVLLLAACNQTYLPKPIGYNRIVLPEATYQTLPDTLPYQFEYSKHAELRKNESWLTERYWVDLYYPYFDAEVQVTYKPIANKQITEELLNDSYRLTSKHNVKAYSIEEKILVLKSGNVASVTELEGEVPSQFQFHITDSTDNFLRGALYFKTASKNDSLAPAISFIKEDIIHLLNTLEWSSSSNHSGTL; this is translated from the coding sequence ATGAGGCATTTCTTAGCATTTTCATTTTCGGTCCTGTTACTGGCTGCCTGCAACCAGACGTATCTGCCCAAACCCATCGGTTATAATCGGATCGTATTGCCTGAAGCTACTTATCAAACCCTGCCCGATACCTTACCTTACCAGTTTGAATATTCGAAACATGCGGAACTTCGCAAAAATGAGTCATGGCTCACTGAGCGGTACTGGGTAGATCTTTATTATCCTTATTTCGATGCAGAAGTGCAGGTCACTTACAAGCCCATCGCCAACAAACAAATTACTGAGGAGCTGCTCAATGATAGCTACCGTCTCACCTCAAAGCACAACGTAAAAGCCTACTCCATTGAGGAAAAGATCCTGGTATTGAAAAGTGGCAATGTGGCATCAGTCACGGAGTTGGAAGGGGAAGTACCAAGCCAATTTCAATTCCACATCACTGATAGTACGGACAATTTCCTAAGAGGAGCACTGTATTTCAAAACGGCCTCCAAAAACGACTCCCTGGCACCCGCGATCAGTTTCATCAAAGAAGACATCATCCATCTGCTCAATACACTGGAATGGAGTAGCTCTTCTAACCACTCGGGAACACTTTAA
- a CDS encoding ABC transporter permease, whose amino-acid sequence MTYFFKITFRNFLRHRFSTGINLVGLTTGLACALFIFLWVRDELAVNKFHKKDDRLFRVMEFQTYSNERFATNSTPGILGENIKLDIPEVEYSATTTWVGKSLLAYEDKFLKEDGFHVGEDYFNIFSYPLLEGNPDEVLKEKTSIVISRDLAVKFFEDVPSAIGKTLRYEDDRNFTVSGVFENIPAKSTYRFDFVLPFEDYKDRNDWVKSWGNNGPHTYVILEEGANWKAVSAKINPYIQEKNTEEESNVELFLKKYSEQYLYGKYTNGIPDGGRIEYVRLFSIIAIIILVIACINFMNLSTARASKRAHEVGVRKAIGGDRRTLIRQYIGESLIISTISMILALGIVSTFLSPFNEITDKSIQLHWDLSLIGPSVLAILVTGLLAGSYPAFYLTHFNPAAVLKGEIKNSPGEVWARKGLVTFQFWITVMLIVGVIVIQKQMQYANSKNLGYNRDNVVFFNQDGSIGEKTETFLSELRNIPGVVSASSTSHTLLSQMSNTQGLEWRDKDPSTRILFENFRVDEEFQQTMGFEMVAGRWFSQDFGSDTTKIIFNEKGVKAMGFTPEEAVGETIKLWEEYDLQIVGVVKDFHFQSIHTEVDPAFFWLRDTWQVAARLQAGSELATMKQVQELYEKFAPGFIFDYRFLDDSYQKLYSSEQRIGTLSSYFAGLAILISCLGLFGLAAFTAERRLKEIGIRKVLGANASQIVMMLSMDFTKQIIVAILFAIPVAYYLMNIWLESFAYAIELSPWIFISAAILSLVIAWLTVGSQALRAAHINPSQCLKDE is encoded by the coding sequence ATGACCTACTTTTTTAAAATCACTTTTCGAAACTTCCTGCGTCATCGTTTCTCCACAGGGATCAACCTTGTCGGGCTGACCACTGGATTAGCCTGTGCGCTATTCATCTTTTTGTGGGTACGAGATGAGTTAGCAGTAAATAAATTTCACAAAAAAGATGATCGTCTCTTTCGGGTGATGGAGTTCCAGACGTATTCCAATGAAAGGTTCGCTACCAACTCTACACCTGGAATCCTGGGTGAAAATATCAAACTTGACATCCCGGAAGTGGAATATTCAGCAACTACCACCTGGGTTGGGAAGTCACTCCTGGCATATGAGGATAAGTTTCTGAAAGAAGACGGGTTCCATGTCGGGGAGGATTATTTCAACATTTTCAGCTATCCTTTGTTGGAGGGAAATCCTGATGAAGTATTGAAAGAAAAAACTTCAATCGTCATCTCCAGGGACCTGGCTGTCAAATTTTTTGAAGACGTTCCCTCTGCCATTGGCAAGACCCTGAGGTATGAAGACGATCGTAATTTTACGGTATCTGGTGTCTTCGAGAACATCCCAGCAAAATCAACTTATCGATTCGATTTTGTTTTGCCATTTGAAGACTATAAAGATCGCAATGACTGGGTGAAAAGCTGGGGGAATAACGGACCTCATACATATGTGATCCTGGAGGAAGGAGCCAATTGGAAAGCAGTTAGTGCGAAAATCAATCCCTACATCCAGGAAAAAAATACAGAAGAAGAGAGTAATGTTGAGTTATTTCTCAAGAAGTATTCGGAACAATATTTATATGGAAAATATACCAATGGCATTCCTGATGGCGGAAGAATTGAGTACGTAAGGTTGTTTTCTATCATTGCTATCATCATTTTGGTGATCGCCTGTATCAACTTCATGAACTTATCCACCGCCCGTGCCTCCAAAAGAGCACATGAAGTGGGGGTGAGAAAGGCCATCGGTGGAGATCGGCGGACATTGATCCGTCAATACATTGGTGAATCACTGATCATTTCTACCATCTCGATGATCCTTGCCCTGGGAATTGTTTCAACTTTTTTATCACCGTTCAATGAAATCACTGATAAGAGCATTCAATTGCACTGGGACCTAAGTCTGATTGGACCTTCTGTGTTGGCCATCCTGGTAACAGGGCTACTCGCCGGAAGCTATCCTGCTTTTTATTTGACGCATTTCAATCCTGCAGCTGTACTCAAAGGGGAAATCAAGAATTCTCCGGGAGAAGTATGGGCACGCAAGGGGCTGGTTACTTTTCAATTTTGGATTACGGTCATGCTCATTGTAGGCGTTATCGTCATTCAAAAGCAAATGCAATACGCAAACTCAAAAAATTTGGGTTACAATCGGGACAATGTGGTCTTCTTCAATCAAGATGGATCGATCGGGGAAAAAACGGAAACCTTCCTCTCGGAATTGAGAAATATTCCTGGTGTGGTTAGTGCAAGCTCAACATCACACACACTACTGAGTCAAATGAGTAATACGCAAGGACTCGAATGGCGAGATAAAGATCCATCCACAAGAATCTTATTCGAAAACTTTCGGGTAGACGAGGAATTTCAGCAAACTATGGGGTTTGAAATGGTAGCAGGACGTTGGTTTAGCCAGGATTTTGGGTCGGATACCACCAAAATTATCTTCAATGAAAAAGGGGTTAAGGCCATGGGCTTTACACCTGAAGAAGCGGTTGGAGAAACCATCAAATTATGGGAAGAGTATGACCTTCAAATTGTAGGCGTGGTTAAAGATTTCCACTTTCAGTCCATCCATACGGAAGTAGATCCGGCCTTTTTTTGGCTGCGTGATACTTGGCAAGTTGCCGCAAGATTGCAGGCAGGTAGTGAACTGGCAACGATGAAACAAGTACAGGAATTGTATGAGAAATTTGCTCCTGGGTTCATCTTTGACTACCGTTTCCTGGATGACAGTTACCAGAAATTATACAGCTCTGAACAACGAATAGGAACCTTATCCTCCTACTTCGCAGGATTGGCAATCTTGATTTCTTGTTTAGGGCTTTTTGGTCTGGCGGCTTTCACTGCAGAGCGCAGATTGAAGGAGATCGGCATCCGAAAGGTACTAGGAGCGAACGCCTCCCAAATTGTGATGATGCTATCTATGGATTTCACGAAGCAAATCATTGTTGCTATCCTGTTTGCCATTCCTGTAGCCTATTATCTCATGAATATCTGGCTCGAAAGCTTTGCTTACGCGATCGAACTAAGTCCATGGATTTTTATCTCTGCAGCGATACTATCGCTTGTCATCGCATGGTTGACAGTAGGCTCACAGGCACTTAGGGCTGCACACATCAATCCCTCGCAGTGTTTGAAGGACGAGTGA
- a CDS encoding secondary thiamine-phosphate synthase enzyme YjbQ, producing the protein MAVFQSEIVLPSFSRGFHLITRHVEEALSECTLQTGICQVFIQHTSASLSINENADPTVRQDFESHFNKMVPENAPYYIHTYEGPDDMPAHIKASLLGSSVSIPLTNGQLNLGTWQGVYLCEHRDYGSRRKLVITAIGE; encoded by the coding sequence ATGGCGGTCTTTCAAAGCGAAATCGTACTCCCGTCCTTTTCTCGTGGATTTCATCTCATCACACGACATGTCGAAGAGGCTTTAAGTGAATGCACACTTCAGACGGGAATTTGTCAGGTGTTTATACAGCACACCAGTGCGAGTTTGTCGATCAATGAAAATGCCGACCCAACAGTAAGACAGGATTTTGAGAGCCATTTCAATAAAATGGTGCCTGAGAATGCACCCTACTACATTCATACTTACGAAGGGCCAGATGATATGCCGGCACACATCAAAGCGTCTTTGTTGGGTTCTTCTGTAAGTATTCCGCTGACCAATGGCCAGCTAAATCTTGGAACCTGGCAGGGCGTCTATCTGTGCGAGCACCGCGACTATGGAAGTAGGCGTAAGCTTGTGATCACTGCGATCGGCGAGTGA